A window of Mycolicibacterium fluoranthenivorans contains these coding sequences:
- a CDS encoding serine hydrolase domain-containing protein: protein MTDATDGGRSVAPLRDVDGAVLSDRVHGAADPSFACVVRAFGQLFGHRHFGGGALSVYLDGVPVVDVWTGWSDRRGHHAWTADTGAMVFSATKGLASTVIHRLVDRGLMDYDAPVAEYWPEFAANGKAAITVRDVMRHRAGLSQLGSVTSAELLDHELMEARVAAARPGLFHGRPAYHALTYGWLLAGLARGVTGSGLRELFRSELAAPLGVDGVYLGRPPAAAPTQPARIIGPQGVWENPIFNAVAPHIAALPLSGGFGAMYFPGMRSMVQGDMPLLDSEMASANGVVTARALARVYGAIANGGELDGTRFLSPALVKGLTGPPSLHPDGAMLMPMSFHLGYHGLPIPGVLPGFGHVGLGGSLGWADPTSGLAIGYVHNRLLTPMLVADQAGFVATAALIRRAAAQARNRGFAAIPQFGTPFACPASAVG from the coding sequence GTGACGGATGCAACAGACGGTGGGCGCAGTGTGGCGCCCCTGCGCGATGTCGACGGCGCCGTGCTGTCGGACCGGGTGCACGGGGCCGCCGACCCCAGCTTCGCCTGCGTGGTGCGGGCCTTCGGCCAATTGTTCGGACACCGCCACTTCGGTGGTGGCGCACTGTCGGTCTACCTGGACGGGGTTCCGGTCGTCGATGTGTGGACCGGCTGGTCCGACCGCCGGGGTCACCACGCCTGGACGGCCGACACCGGTGCGATGGTGTTCTCGGCCACCAAGGGTCTGGCCTCGACCGTCATCCACCGGCTCGTCGATCGCGGTCTCATGGACTACGACGCGCCCGTCGCCGAATACTGGCCGGAGTTCGCGGCCAACGGTAAAGCCGCGATCACCGTCCGCGATGTCATGCGGCACCGGGCCGGGCTGTCACAGCTGGGCTCCGTCACCAGTGCCGAACTGCTCGACCACGAGCTGATGGAGGCGCGCGTCGCGGCCGCGCGGCCGGGCCTGTTCCACGGGCGACCGGCCTATCACGCGCTCACCTACGGCTGGCTGCTGGCCGGTTTGGCCCGCGGGGTCACCGGCAGCGGCCTGCGTGAGCTGTTCCGCTCCGAGCTGGCCGCCCCGCTGGGTGTCGACGGGGTGTATCTGGGCCGTCCGCCCGCCGCGGCGCCGACGCAGCCGGCGCGGATCATCGGGCCCCAGGGTGTGTGGGAGAACCCGATCTTCAACGCGGTCGCGCCGCATATCGCCGCCCTGCCCCTGTCCGGTGGCTTCGGTGCCATGTACTTCCCGGGGATGCGGTCGATGGTGCAGGGGGACATGCCACTGTTGGACAGTGAGATGGCGTCGGCCAACGGGGTGGTCACCGCACGTGCGCTCGCCCGTGTGTACGGAGCCATCGCCAACGGCGGTGAGCTCGACGGGACGCGGTTTCTGTCGCCCGCGTTGGTGAAGGGCCTCACCGGGCCGCCCAGCCTGCATCCCGACGGCGCCATGCTCATGCCGATGTCCTTTCATCTGGGCTACCACGGCCTGCCTATTCCCGGAGTGCTTCCCGGATTCGGCCATGTCGGTCTGGGCGGCTCGCTGGGCTGGGCCGATCCCACTTCCGGGCTCGCCATCGGGTACGTCCACAACCGCCTGCTGACGCCGATGCTGGTCGCCGATCAGGCCGGATTCGTGGCCACCGCTGCGTTGATCCGGCGGGCGGCCGCGCAGGCACGCAACCGGGGTTTTGCCGCGATTCCGCAGTTCGGCACGCCTTTCGCCTGCCCCGCCTCGGCGGTCGGCTAG